From a region of the Candidatus Azobacteroides pseudotrichonymphae genomovar. CFP2 genome:
- a CDS encoding polyribonucleotide nucleotidyltransferase, which translates to MINSIIKTIDLGDGRTITLETGKLAKQADGAIVLRMNNTMILATVCVAKDTNPCVDFLPLQVEYKEKFSAFGRFPGGFTKREGRASDYEILTCRLIDRTLRPLFPRDYHSEVFVNIILFSSDGEDIPDALAGLAASAALSVSTIPFNGPISEVRVARIDGKFKINPTFGELAKADMDIMVGATADNIMMVEGEMNEVSEEEMLEAIKAAHEAIKPQCKAQIELARIVGTTIKNTYSHEVNDEELRSDIKTKLYDKVYAVAKSGQCKNKRIEAFQTIIEEYKKQFKEKELSEEKIFLIKRYYYEIEKEVMRRCILDENIRIDGRKTTEIRPIWSEVNPITGPHGSAIFTRGETQALATVTLGTKLNEKIIDDVLINDKERFLLHYNFPPFATGEARAQRGIGRREIGHGNLAHRALKPIIPNNYPYVIRVVSDILESNGSSSMATVCAGTLSLMDAGVQIKRPVSGIAMGLIFEKEGSKYAILSDILGDEDHLGDMDFKVAGTKKGITATQMDIKIDGLSYEVLERALSQAKQGREYILDKMLETIPEPRTDLKPHTPKIEIIIIPKEFIGSVIGPGGKIIQRLQEETGTTITIEEIEKMGRIEIFGDNKKSIDAALTRIKGIVSVPEVGEIYEGKIRSIMPYGAFIEFLPGKEGLLHISEISWKHLESIEEAGLNEGDFIKIKLVDIDSKTGKFKLSHKILLPHSEKYTAIRREQHEKI; encoded by the coding sequence ATGATTAATTCTATTATCAAAACAATTGATTTAGGTGATGGAAGGACAATTACCCTTGAAACCGGAAAATTAGCCAAACAAGCTGATGGAGCGATAGTATTGCGAATGAACAATACAATGATATTAGCAACTGTATGTGTAGCTAAAGATACAAACCCATGTGTAGATTTTCTACCTTTGCAAGTAGAGTACAAAGAAAAATTCTCTGCGTTTGGACGTTTCCCCGGCGGTTTTACAAAAAGAGAGGGACGTGCTTCCGATTATGAAATTTTAACCTGCCGCTTAATTGATAGGACTTTACGTCCCCTATTCCCTAGGGATTATCACTCAGAAGTTTTTGTCAACATTATCCTTTTTTCTTCAGATGGAGAAGATATTCCTGATGCTTTGGCAGGTTTAGCAGCATCCGCTGCATTGTCTGTCTCTACTATTCCTTTCAACGGACCTATCTCTGAAGTACGTGTGGCAAGAATAGACGGAAAATTTAAGATAAATCCCACTTTTGGAGAATTAGCAAAAGCTGATATGGATATTATGGTTGGTGCTACGGCAGATAATATTATGATGGTGGAAGGAGAAATGAATGAAGTTTCTGAAGAAGAAATGTTAGAAGCTATAAAAGCTGCACATGAAGCTATTAAACCTCAATGTAAAGCTCAAATTGAACTGGCAAGAATAGTAGGAACTACGATAAAAAATACATATTCTCACGAAGTAAATGACGAAGAATTACGTTCAGATATTAAAACCAAACTATACGATAAAGTGTATGCTGTTGCCAAATCAGGTCAATGCAAAAATAAACGTATTGAAGCATTTCAAACTATTATAGAGGAATACAAGAAGCAGTTTAAGGAAAAAGAATTGAGTGAAGAAAAAATCTTTTTGATAAAACGTTATTATTACGAAATAGAGAAAGAAGTAATGAGACGTTGTATTCTAGATGAAAATATCCGTATAGACGGTCGCAAAACTACTGAAATTCGCCCTATTTGGTCGGAAGTAAATCCAATAACAGGCCCTCACGGATCAGCTATTTTTACTCGTGGCGAAACGCAAGCTTTGGCAACCGTTACTTTGGGTACAAAACTTAACGAAAAAATCATTGATGATGTATTAATCAATGATAAAGAACGCTTTTTGCTACATTATAACTTTCCTCCTTTTGCAACAGGAGAAGCACGAGCTCAGAGAGGAATAGGCCGCCGTGAAATCGGTCATGGAAATTTAGCCCATCGAGCACTGAAACCAATAATTCCCAATAATTATCCATATGTTATCCGCGTTGTATCTGACATTTTAGAGTCCAATGGCTCGTCATCTATGGCAACTGTTTGTGCTGGAACACTTTCACTGATGGATGCAGGCGTACAAATCAAACGTCCAGTCTCGGGAATCGCTATGGGACTTATATTTGAAAAAGAAGGAAGTAAATATGCTATTTTATCAGATATTTTGGGTGACGAAGACCATTTGGGAGATATGGATTTTAAAGTGGCAGGAACAAAAAAAGGAATCACAGCTACTCAAATGGATATAAAAATCGATGGACTCTCATATGAGGTCCTTGAAAGAGCTTTATCTCAAGCTAAACAAGGTCGCGAATATATTCTTGATAAAATGCTTGAGACAATTCCTGAGCCTCGTACGGATTTAAAGCCACATACCCCAAAAATTGAAATAATAATTATTCCCAAAGAGTTTATCGGTTCTGTAATTGGCCCAGGAGGGAAAATCATACAAAGATTACAAGAAGAAACTGGAACTACAATAACTATTGAAGAAATTGAAAAAATGGGTCGTATAGAAATTTTCGGTGATAATAAGAAATCAATTGATGCAGCTTTAACTAGAATTAAAGGAATTGTTTCCGTCCCAGAAGTAGGGGAAATTTATGAAGGAAAAATTCGTTCTATTATGCCTTACGGAGCTTTCATTGAATTTCTTCCGGGCAAAGAGGGATTGCTACATATTTCTGAAATAAGCTGGAAACATTTAGAATCTATAGAAGAAGCAGGATTGAATGAAGGGGATTTTATTAAAATAAAATTAGTAGATATAGATTCTAAAACTGGGAAATTCAAACTCTCACATAAAATATTATTGCCTCATTCAGAAAAATATACCGCTATAAGACGAGAACAGCACGAAAAAATATAA
- a CDS encoding chromate transporter yields MAYLQWGGGYAMLPLIHKEVVEQKQWISQSDFVDMIALSQSIPGIWTVNIATFTGHKMKGIMGSIIAVMGATLPSFVIILIIAKFFQYYQNNLFVIKIFKAIRPAIIALIVVSVFTTAKTVKINLKTVVIPITVTALTYLGISPIYVILLTIIVGLWCGKLKKS; encoded by the coding sequence TTGGCCTATTTACAATGGGGGGGGGGGTATGCTATGTTACCTTTGATACATAAAGAAGTAGTTGAACAAAAACAATGGATTTCACAATCCGACTTTGTGGATATGATAGCTTTATCACAATCTATTCCGGGTATATGGACCGTCAATATTGCTACTTTCACAGGACACAAAATGAAAGGTATTATGGGAAGTATAATTGCCGTAATGGGGGCCACACTGCCTTCTTTTGTAATTATCTTAATAATTGCCAAGTTTTTTCAATATTATCAAAATAATTTATTTGTTATCAAAATATTCAAAGCTATTCGTCCTGCTATAATAGCTTTAATTGTTGTTTCAGTTTTTACCACGGCTAAAACAGTCAAGATCAATCTGAAAACCGTAGTTATCCCTATTACTGTTACCGCTTTAACCTATTTGGGAATTTCTCCTATCTATGTTATTTTACTCACTATTATTGTTGGTTTGTGGTGCGGCAAATTGAAAAAATCATAG
- a CDS encoding DUF1015 domain-containing protein, producing the protein MATIKPFKGIRPPKEYVTEVASRPYDVLNSKEAREEARGNEKSLYHIIKPEIDFPEGKNEHDPDVYKKAIENFNKFQKKGWLIQDDKELYYIYAQTMNGHTQYGLVVSSYVDDYRNGVIKKHELTRKDKEDDRIKHIRINNANIEPVFFAYPDNPQLDNIIKEEIRKTPEYDFISSDGIGHHFWIIENDIVIQKITHLFAQIPYLYIADGHHRSAAAALVGEEKARQNPHHTGKEEYNYFMAVCFPANQLTIMDYNRVLKDLDGLTSTEFLNALAPDFHITDKGKDIYRPQRLHNFSLYLNEHWYSLDSKQETYSNNDPIAVLDVTILSNLILDKILGMKDLRTEQRIDFVGGLRGLEELKRRVDIGEMVAALALYPVSMKQLMDIADTDNIMPPKTTWFEPKLRSGLVIHKLD; encoded by the coding sequence ATGGCAACTATAAAACCTTTCAAAGGTATTCGTCCTCCAAAAGAATACGTAACAGAAGTGGCATCTCGCCCTTATGATGTTTTAAATTCGAAAGAAGCTCGTGAAGAAGCAAGAGGTAATGAAAAATCACTTTACCATATCATCAAACCAGAAATAGATTTTCCTGAAGGGAAAAATGAACATGATCCTGATGTCTACAAAAAAGCTATCGAAAATTTCAATAAATTCCAGAAAAAAGGATGGTTAATACAAGACGATAAAGAATTATATTATATATACGCTCAAACCATGAATGGACACACTCAATACGGATTGGTAGTTAGTTCATATGTAGATGATTACCGAAATGGGGTAATTAAAAAACATGAATTAACTCGTAAAGACAAAGAAGATGACCGCATAAAACACATACGTATCAACAACGCAAATATTGAACCAGTTTTTTTTGCATACCCAGATAATCCACAACTAGATAACATTATTAAAGAGGAAATAAGAAAAACACCTGAATACGACTTTATATCTTCCGATGGTATTGGACATCACTTTTGGATAATTGAAAATGATATAGTTATTCAAAAAATCACTCACTTATTCGCACAAATACCTTATTTATACATTGCTGATGGACATCATCGTTCTGCAGCAGCAGCCTTAGTTGGCGAAGAAAAAGCTAGGCAAAACCCACACCATACAGGAAAGGAAGAATACAACTATTTTATGGCAGTCTGTTTCCCTGCTAATCAATTGACAATTATGGATTATAATCGGGTCTTAAAAGATTTAGATGGATTGACTTCTACAGAATTTCTCAATGCACTTGCTCCAGATTTTCATATTACAGACAAAGGGAAAGACATCTATCGCCCTCAAAGATTGCACAATTTCTCTCTATACTTAAATGAGCACTGGTATTCATTGGATTCCAAACAAGAAACATATAGTAACAATGATCCAATTGCTGTTTTGGATGTTACTATTTTGTCCAATCTAATTTTGGACAAAATACTAGGAATGAAAGACCTTCGTACTGAACAACGTATTGATTTTGTAGGTGGCTTACGTGGCTTAGAAGAGTTGAAAAGAAGAGTGGATATTGGTGAAATGGTGGCGGCATTAGCCCTATATCCTGTTTCTATGAAACAATTGATGGACATTGCTGATACGGATAATATCATGCCTCCAAAAACAACTTGGTTTGAACCCAAATTACGTTCAGGTTTAGTTATCCACAAACTTGATTAA
- a CDS encoding nucleotidyltransferase, translated as MKLTLLVLAAGMGSRYGGLKQLDGLGPNGETIMDYSVFDAVRNGFDKVVFIIRKSFEKDFKENFLKKYEHVVPTEIVFQSLDKLPHGFSLNTKRIKPWGTNHAIMMGKEIIHEPFAVINADDFYGQDSFKILAYYLGSLKREQNSYIMVSYKLGNTLSKSGAVARGICETSKDGFLAFITERNYIISDNNGKVKYRDDINNWITIDEDTPVSMNMWGFTPEYFNYSENLFIDFLIKNQNNLKAEFFIPSVVNQLITNKQVKVQVLKTSSQWFGITYLEERASVVSKIRDLIKRGEYPKKLF; from the coding sequence ATGAAGCTCACATTACTCGTCCTGGCAGCAGGAATGGGAAGCCGTTATGGGGGATTAAAGCAATTGGATGGATTGGGCCCAAATGGAGAAACTATTATGGACTATTCAGTTTTCGATGCTGTGAGGAATGGGTTTGACAAGGTTGTTTTTATTATTAGAAAATCCTTTGAAAAAGATTTCAAGGAGAATTTTTTGAAAAAATACGAACACGTAGTACCAACTGAAATCGTTTTCCAATCTTTGGATAAATTGCCACATGGATTCTCACTAAATACAAAAAGAATTAAACCATGGGGAACTAATCATGCTATTATGATGGGAAAAGAAATAATACATGAGCCTTTTGCTGTAATTAATGCAGATGACTTTTATGGACAGGATAGCTTTAAGATATTAGCCTATTACTTAGGCTCTCTCAAAAGAGAGCAAAACAGCTACATTATGGTTAGTTACAAACTAGGTAATACTTTATCTAAAAGTGGTGCTGTAGCACGAGGTATCTGTGAAACAAGCAAGGATGGGTTTTTAGCTTTTATCACAGAACGTAATTATATCATTAGTGACAACAATGGAAAGGTAAAATACAGAGATGACATAAATAATTGGATTACTATAGATGAAGATACCCCTGTCTCTATGAATATGTGGGGATTTACACCCGAATATTTTAATTATTCAGAAAATTTATTTATTGATTTTCTTATTAAGAATCAAAATAATCTTAAAGCTGAATTTTTTATTCCATCTGTTGTTAATCAATTAATTACAAATAAACAAGTAAAAGTACAAGTATTAAAAACATCATCTCAATGGTTTGGAATAACTTATTTAGAAGAACGAGCATCGGTAGTTTCTAAGATTCGAGATTTAATCAAAAGAGGGGAATATCCTAAAAAGTTATTTTAA
- a CDS encoding O-acetylhomoserine aminocarboxypropyltransferase/cysteine synthase family protein encodes MEKNKLRFETLQIHAGQEVDKTTHARALPIYQTSSYVFEDAKDGADLFGLRKFGNIYTRLQNPTTDVFERRVAALEGGVTGLATSSGQSAQFIALNNILQVGDNLVSTSHLYGGTYNQFKSQFKRLGIEVRFSPNDNPAEFEKHIDKNTKAIYLETIGNPELNVPDFDAIASVARIHDIPLIVDNTFGAGGYLFRPIEHGASIVVHSATKWIGGHGTSVGGVIVDSGTFNWGNGKFPTFTEPSDSYHGLVFWDAFGMDSPFGNIAFNVRARVEGLRDWGNTISPFNSFLLVQGIETLSLRLERHVQNAQILAEWLEQHSKIEYVNYPGLKNSKYYDLAKKYFPKGTGAVLTFKIKGNPSNADKLIDNVKLLSHLANVGDAKSLIIHPAATTHEQLSPEEQKSTGVKLGLLRISVGIENIEDIKDDIQQALDKIA; translated from the coding sequence ATGGAAAAAAATAAATTAAGATTTGAAACGTTACAAATTCATGCAGGACAAGAAGTAGATAAAACAACACATGCTCGTGCGCTACCTATTTATCAAACATCTTCTTATGTTTTTGAGGATGCAAAAGATGGTGCAGATCTTTTTGGATTGCGTAAGTTTGGAAATATTTATACGAGACTACAAAATCCAACTACTGATGTTTTTGAAAGGCGTGTAGCGGCTTTAGAAGGCGGAGTGACTGGATTGGCAACTTCGTCAGGACAATCCGCTCAATTTATTGCACTGAACAATATACTACAAGTAGGAGATAATTTGGTGAGTACTTCTCATTTATATGGTGGAACATATAATCAATTTAAATCACAATTTAAACGCCTAGGTATAGAGGTACGTTTTAGTCCTAATGACAATCCAGCAGAATTTGAAAAGCATATCGATAAAAATACCAAAGCCATTTATTTGGAAACAATTGGGAATCCAGAACTTAATGTACCTGACTTTGACGCAATTGCGTCTGTAGCAAGAATACATGATATCCCTCTTATTGTAGATAACACATTTGGAGCGGGAGGATATTTATTCCGACCTATTGAGCATGGGGCTTCAATTGTAGTTCATTCTGCTACAAAATGGATAGGAGGGCACGGTACATCTGTCGGCGGGGTAATTGTTGACAGTGGAACGTTTAATTGGGGGAATGGAAAATTTCCCACTTTTACAGAACCTTCGGACAGCTATCATGGATTAGTATTTTGGGATGCATTTGGAATGGACAGCCCTTTCGGCAATATTGCATTCAATGTACGTGCTCGAGTAGAAGGACTTCGGGATTGGGGAAATACAATTAGCCCATTTAATTCTTTTCTCCTTGTTCAAGGAATTGAAACATTATCCCTTCGCCTAGAACGCCATGTACAAAATGCACAAATACTAGCAGAATGGCTTGAACAACATTCCAAGATAGAATATGTAAATTACCCTGGCCTAAAAAACAGTAAATACTATGATTTAGCCAAAAAATATTTTCCAAAGGGAACAGGAGCAGTGCTTACTTTCAAAATTAAAGGAAACCCTTCTAACGCGGATAAATTGATAGACAATGTTAAATTACTTAGTCATTTAGCTAATGTGGGAGATGCTAAATCTTTAATTATTCACCCTGCTGCAACCACACATGAACAACTTTCGCCGGAAGAACAAAAATCCACAGGAGTAAAGCTCGGATTATTGCGTATCTCAGTAGGTATTGAAAATATTGAAGATATTAAAGATGATATTCAGCAAGCATTAGATAAAATAGCATAG
- a CDS encoding homocitrate synthase/isopropylmalate synthase family protein yields the protein MGYFPFLIDSTLRDGEQAPNVVFLRKEKIRLAQMLSEIGIDEIEVGIPAMGEDECNTIQNIVRLKLRPIISVWSRAIKKDIEQASTLGATCIHIAFPLSDIQLQAINKTYGWVEDTFSKTIQCAKNLFERVSVGAQDASRCPIDRVIQFIDMAEKYGVFRVRFADTVGILTPIQTIEIIRTIKKKKTNMNIDFHAHNDFGMATANALTAYQVGANSLSVTINGLGERAGNAALEEILMGLRQINGKTKYDLSTLFDLCRYVSVISGRPLPDGKAICGKFAVSHESGIHTQAILSDILAFQPFNGDILGREKCSILFGKHSGKRAIIDLLKRQNIEVEESRISLLIEKIRNTANVIRRSLSSEEVVDLYLENKGI from the coding sequence ATGGGTTATTTCCCCTTTTTGATAGACTCTACTCTTAGGGATGGAGAACAGGCTCCTAATGTCGTTTTTCTTCGGAAAGAAAAGATTCGGTTGGCACAAATGCTTAGCGAAATAGGGATAGATGAAATAGAGGTTGGTATCCCTGCAATGGGAGAAGATGAGTGTAATACTATACAGAATATTGTTCGTTTAAAGTTAAGACCAATTATTTCTGTTTGGAGTAGGGCGATAAAAAAGGATATAGAACAAGCTAGTACACTTGGAGCAACATGTATACATATTGCTTTCCCTTTATCTGATATTCAACTACAAGCAATTAATAAGACTTATGGATGGGTGGAAGATACATTTAGCAAAACAATTCAATGTGCCAAGAACTTATTTGAACGGGTGAGTGTAGGGGCACAAGATGCCTCAAGGTGTCCAATAGATCGTGTGATTCAATTTATTGATATGGCAGAGAAGTATGGTGTTTTTCGAGTAAGGTTTGCCGACACTGTTGGGATTTTAACTCCTATTCAAACAATTGAAATTATTCGGACTATCAAGAAAAAAAAAACCAATATGAATATAGATTTCCATGCACATAACGATTTTGGTATGGCCACTGCCAATGCTCTTACTGCATATCAGGTTGGTGCGAATTCTTTGTCTGTAACTATTAATGGACTAGGTGAGCGAGCCGGGAATGCTGCTTTAGAGGAAATCTTAATGGGGTTAAGGCAGATAAACGGGAAAACAAAATATGATCTCTCTACTTTGTTTGATTTATGTCGGTATGTATCAGTCATTTCTGGACGTCCCTTACCAGATGGAAAGGCTATTTGCGGGAAATTTGCTGTAAGTCATGAGTCGGGGATACATACCCAGGCCATTCTATCAGATATATTGGCATTTCAACCATTTAACGGAGATATTCTTGGACGTGAAAAATGTTCTATTTTATTTGGGAAACATTCTGGTAAGAGAGCGATTATTGATTTATTAAAGAGACAGAATATAGAAGTAGAAGAAAGTAGAATATCGTTGCTTATAGAAAAAATTCGAAATACAGCTAATGTTATTCGGAGAAGTTTATCGTCTGAAGAAGTTGTGGATTTATACTTAGAAAATAAAGGGATATAG
- a CDS encoding sigma-54-dependent Fis family transcriptional regulator yields the protein MICDRIGRGKCCAEADLTFLSNMGDLLNEMEDPKDALEGILKNLCGFLKAFVGMITLHDRLSGMLMTSVSYGLTAEEKMKAIYQTGEGIIGRVAATRKPAIISDISKDSVFLNRTGIVSTERPMAFLCVPVINKNELVGTLSIHKVNDRGMDFSYEEKILTIIGSLIGKHISVRRRHIEELEELRRENQLLQSQSIEKPFRPDNMVGNSALMRELYGLVKRVAPTNSTVIIRGESGVGKELIAEAIHKASSRIKKPFVRVNCSALPENLIESELFGYEKGAFTGAERQHSGRFELADGGTIFLDEIADIPFSVQVKLLRILQQRQFERIGGTHTIQTDVRIVTATNRNLEEMLQNNTFREDLYYRIHVFPIYVPALRERRADITILTDHFIQKINKQNQTNVKRITSGALDMLMMYSWPGNVRELENVIERAMILTTDDVIHSYNLPPSLQTGVSSDTVKVGRLDLVLGKVERQMIMDTLIANRGNVAKSAFQLGISERVMGLRIKRYNINVLNYKHLSKL from the coding sequence ATGATTTGTGATAGAATAGGGAGGGGGAAATGCTGTGCTGAAGCTGATTTGACATTTCTATCTAATATGGGTGATTTGTTAAATGAAATGGAAGATCCTAAGGATGCTTTGGAAGGGATTTTGAAAAATCTTTGTGGTTTTCTAAAAGCTTTTGTAGGTATGATTACTTTGCACGATCGTCTTTCAGGTATGCTTATGACAAGTGTTTCTTATGGTTTGACTGCCGAAGAAAAAATGAAAGCAATTTATCAAACAGGCGAAGGTATTATTGGTCGTGTCGCAGCGACAAGAAAACCGGCAATTATTTCTGATATTTCAAAAGATAGTGTTTTTCTCAATAGAACAGGTATTGTTTCTACAGAAAGACCAATGGCTTTTTTGTGTGTTCCTGTCATTAATAAGAATGAACTAGTTGGAACGCTTTCTATACATAAAGTAAATGATAGAGGAATGGATTTTTCTTATGAAGAAAAAATTTTAACAATTATTGGTTCTCTTATTGGCAAACATATTTCTGTACGTCGTCGTCATATTGAAGAATTAGAAGAATTACGTCGGGAAAATCAATTGTTGCAATCGCAATCGATTGAAAAACCCTTTCGCCCCGATAATATGGTAGGTAATTCCGCTTTGATGAGAGAATTATATGGACTTGTTAAGCGGGTGGCACCGACTAATAGTACTGTAATTATTCGAGGGGAGAGCGGAGTTGGAAAAGAATTGATAGCTGAAGCTATTCACAAGGCATCCTCTCGTATTAAGAAACCTTTTGTGAGAGTGAATTGTTCGGCCTTACCTGAAAACTTGATTGAAAGTGAATTATTTGGATATGAAAAAGGGGCTTTTACTGGAGCTGAAAGACAACATAGTGGACGATTTGAATTAGCAGATGGAGGTACTATTTTTCTTGATGAAATAGCAGACATTCCTTTTTCTGTTCAAGTGAAACTACTTCGTATTTTGCAACAAAGGCAATTTGAACGTATTGGTGGAACGCATACTATTCAAACTGATGTTCGTATTGTTACTGCAACTAATCGTAATTTGGAAGAAATGTTACAAAACAATACTTTTCGCGAAGATTTATATTATCGTATTCATGTTTTTCCAATTTATGTTCCTGCGCTTCGTGAACGACGAGCAGATATAACTATTCTTACGGATCATTTTATTCAAAAAATTAATAAACAAAACCAAACAAATGTCAAACGAATTACAAGTGGGGCATTGGATATGTTGATGATGTATTCTTGGCCAGGCAATGTCCGTGAATTGGAAAATGTTATAGAACGAGCAATGATTTTAACTACTGATGATGTAATTCATTCTTATAATTTACCTCCTTCATTACAAACAGGTGTTTCTTCTGATACAGTAAAAGTGGGACGTTTAGATTTGGTATTGGGTAAAGTAGAAAGGCAAATGATTATGGATACATTAATAGCTAATAGGGGTAATGTGGCTAAATCTGCTTTTCAATTAGGAATTAGTGAAAGAGTTATGGGATTGCGAATCAAAAGATATAATATAAATGTTCTTAATTATAAACATTTATCTAAACTGTGA